The Natranaerovirga pectinivora DNA segment ATTAATACTATAATATGTCTCAGTCATTAGATTTAATCGTATTAATTATTCAACTTCTCCATCATCCATTATTAACCGTCCAACTATAGGCACTCTTCTTAATACAAAAAAACCAGGATGGCATCTGTTAAACTCATAGGTTAAGTCTTGACCTGCTTCTAACCTATTATGTACGCCTCCAACCCATCTGATACTGTCAGTAACATCATATATAATACCATCTACAGCCACATATGCTCTACGGCCTTCTCTACCGTCATAATTTGCTAACTCTTCTCTTGTTAATATTAATCCCTCTTCAGCTACCATATCATTGTTATCAATGTCATTCGTATTATTGCTATTATTTCTATTGTTATTGTCATTGTTGCTATTATAATTATTATTGTTATTATTCATAAAGGCATCCCTCTCATTTAAAAAACAACTTATTTAATTATACTACCCACTTATACCTTATATGACAGTATGTAATCATTGTATTAAGCAAATATAAATAATAACAAAACAATAAAAATTATACTAATAATAATAGTTAATTGGGATTTTATTTTATTAAGCAAAAAACCATTATTTATTATTATAAGATTCTTAAACTCTTCATCATCAATATCCCAAAGTATGATTCTATAATATGTATTATTTAAATCTCTATTTAGATTATTTTCTTCAACATAAGCTTTTAATTCTTCCCCTTTCATTTTATAAATAAGTTCTTGCTCTTCCTTATCAACATACACTTTATCATAGTATTCAAAGTCTAAAATATATTTTTCTTTTATCTTTTCGTATTTCCTTTTCATGAAACTCCCCCCTATTATTTACTTAATTTCTGCACCGCCCCACTCAACAACAGAGAAACCATGTCTTTCAAAAGGTTGTAAAGCTTGTTCTGGAATCTCTATTTTGTCATCTAAACCTTTAAAAACCATAAATATTCTTTGAATACTATCAGGCTTAGGATCAATAATTAATTGTGCGTCTTCAACATATTCTTCCCCTACAAAATATATTAAGTTGTAATTGTTTTTTTCCATTAAAGGCAACCAATAGACAATGAACTCATTGTATTCTCTTGGTATTAATCCTAGATATTCAAGTCTTTCTTGTAAAAAAGGAACAGTCTCTGATCCACTAACTACAAACCCCTCAGTAATCTCATAAGAAGCACCATCACCTTCCCAGAACAAATAAGAATATTCCCTTCCATCCTTTAGGCTAATAAGATCACCATTGGGTTTTGCAAGGACTTCCCAACCTTCATCATACTTAGGATAGGTAAACAATAATTCACCCTTATAATCTAGTTTTACCTTTATTGTGATTTCTTCTTCAGGATATAAATATATAACAGGTTTTGCAAAAATAATATTACTATCCATTTGTATAGGTACTATATCCTCTATATTATTTGTATTGCTATCCACCTTCTCTTGTTCTAATCCCTCAAACTCATTGGTGTTTGAATTGTTTATGATTGTATCATCTTTAATTATACTACAACCTCCAAGTATGACAATAAAAAATAGTATGAAAATTCTTTTTACCATATTTAACACCTCTTATTAATTAATATTAACAAACTTTTATTACCTAAGATTATAATTACCTTTTTGAGCAAGCGCTAACATATCTTCATAATTTATTTTTGCACCACTACCATTAGTCAACTCGTCCCCTTGTTGAAGGAATACCCCTTGTTTCAAACTAACAAGAGCATATGTGTATTCTTCTTCCCCTTGAACTTCTTTTAATAAGAAAATGTATTCTTTTCCAATTTCTATATCTGATCTTTTACTTATGGAAAAACCCAATAAAACTTTTTCTTGATCAATTGTTCCCTTGATAACTTCGTTGATTTTTAAGTCGTATAATTCTACTGGAAAATTAATCGTACCTGAAACATCATATGCATTAATGACTTTGTTGAATTTTTCAATTTTAGCTTTCACCACTAAATCACTATCGTTAACCAGTTCTTCAACACTGATTAATATTTCACTACTCTTTGTACTTCCAATAGAAGCACCAAATGTGAATGTGATATCTAAGTCATGATGATCTATAGGTTTTATTGGACCATCCATAAAAGAGCCTTTGTCATTACCAACTACACTCTCTTCACTATTTGTAGACGCCCTTTGATTAAACTTTGATATCATTCCTGGATAATAAAAAACACTTAAAATTACCACACTGACTATTAAAGAGGCATATACTGGTATCTTAAACATAGGCCATCTATTTATTGTTTTATTCCTATGTATTTTCTGTTCATTATTTACTTCCTCTAGAATTTTAGATTTTATGTTTGGAGTGTCTGATAATATACTTCTTTGAAGACTTTTTCCAATATATTGTTCATTTTTCTTCAATTCAAAACTCTCCTTCCACTAATTTATTTAACTTACTTAAAGCTGACTTGTATCTCCACTTTACAGTAGGAAGAGGTACGCCTGTTATTCTTGATATTTCTTTTTGGGTAATCCCTGATAACAAATAAAGTATAATAACTTGTCTTTCTCCAAGAGATAACTTATTTAATAATTCCAATAAAATCAATTTATCAATAAGAGCATTGTCAAAAGTGTTAGAATAACATTCTTCCTTTCCTTTAAATTGAAGGTGATTATCGTATTTTTGTTTTTTTAATATGTTAAAGGCTGTATTTCTTGTTACTCGTAAAATCCAAGCTTTAGCCTTATTTTGAGTTTTATATAAATGTGCTTTATTAAACACACGAATATAAACATCATGCATAATATCCTCTGCTATTGTTTTATCACGAACAATAGCATAAGCATATCCAAATACATCCTTATGTGTCATATCATATAACGCCCCAAGTGCATCAGAATCTCCTTTTGAAACACGGTCCATTAGATCATCTAATAAAATAGCCTCATTCATAACCACACTCCTAACTCTTTGAAAGATCTTTCTATAATAATAACAATTGAAAAGACAAAAAAGTATAACAATAATTTAATTTTTTAAAAAAACTCATCCTTTTATAAGGACGAGTTTTTGATTACATAAAATATATGTAAATTTTATTTTTTATAATCATTAATCTGTAAGGTTAATGCTTTCATAGATATATGAACTTCTATAATTAATAACAAAAGAGAGATCATTAAAGCGATTAAGCTAGCACCAAAAAAAGCTTCTCCTGCTTTATTTAAATCTCTAAATAGTAAAAAAGTAGATAGTGTACATAAAAAAAAACTGATTCCCCCCATAATTTGGCAATATCTAATGAGTGAGACCCTTTTGCTTAAATTCAGGATTTGTCCTTTAATTTCTTTACTAGGATTGCTTTTATACAAAGCATCTAACTGTCGTATTAATTGAGCTAATGTTAAGAATCTACTGGTATAAGCTGAAATTAATAAAGAGATAGATGTAAATAATAACGCAGGTGTAGTAAGTTCTAACTTCAAGTATAGACCTCCTTTGTTAAGATCTTCTGTTTTTCTACTTTAGAAAACTCAATACTTCTACATATAAACTTTAAAATTCCTGTCATTAAAGACGGGAACAGATTTAATTAATTTTTAATTTCTAAAGCAGAAAATCTTATGTCGTATTTAATTATTAATTTTGGTCCGTCCTCATAGTCATTCTCGTTGATTGCCTTGTTTTGAATGGCACTTTTTTTATTTTTACCTTCTAATATAATATTCCAGTCTTCAGGAACTTTAATACTAATGGCACTGAACTCACAATACAAATCCAGGATATTCACATCCTCTTCTAGTTCAGCTCCAGTAAAGTCAATTTCAACAGCACTAAATGCTGCTGCTACCGATTCACTGTTAAATATTTCTTGATCATAACGTATTTCTTTTCCTGTAAAGGTAAAACACTTTTCGTACTCATTTTTTAATTTGTTTACTTTACCCGTTACTTTATATATTAAAAAACCAGCACCTGATAAAGCAATAAAGGCTATGCCTTTTTTCTTAAGACTCATAAGACCACTCCTTCATTTATTAATTAGTTAAGATCATTAATTTCTTTATTAGATCATTATTAATTTACAAATAAACTAGTTCATACAGATTTGTATCTGATTTATTATATAGTATCATAATAACATAATTTTACCAATAATAATATTCTTTTCAAATATTAATTCTTTTTTCTTTCATTACAATATATAGCTGTTTGTAATTCCTTAATATATTCCTTTTTAAATGGTATATTAGAATCTTTGGCATCCATTGTTGCTTTTTCTATATTGTAATTAACTCGACATAATTGAATACCAATATTGCCTAAAACTTTGGAAGCATAATTACCTTCTATGATTACATAAGATGCCATTGTGATATGATCGCAAGGGTTGCCAACACTTCCTACATTAAATAAAGTTTTACCACCTATTAAAGTGTCAATAAAAGCACCATGTATATCTCCATATCCTACTATATCTGATTCACAATTTACATTATCCACTCTAGATATTTTAGGAATATCAAACATTTCTAAACGTTCTTCTAATTTAGAATTAGAAAATACTCTTTTAAATACATTGTGAGGATGTGCATGGAATAATCTAATATATTTACCACTTAAATAGAAACCTATAGATTCTGGTAAGTTTTTTATGTATTCTAATCTATCTTGTCCTAACTCATTAATCCAATTTATATCTCCAGGATTAGGATTATTAGATACAAATTTTTCCCAGTTTCCCATTATTACAATATCACTAACATCTCTACAAATGTCTAATGTTTCTAATGAGCTGGGACCTTTTCCTATCATATCACCTAAACATATAATTCTACTTATTTCTTTTTCTTTTATATCATCTAAGACCGCTTCTAATGCAGGGAGATTACCGTGTATATCTGATATTATTGCTATTCTTTCCATTTTTTCCTCCTAAGTTAAAAACCTAGTTGTTAACCATTTAACATTGATCTGATGTAATAAATGTCACTCTGATATTACAACTTATTTAAACCTATCAGAGTGACATTAATTTATTCACTAATTTTCAAATCTATATCTTTGCCATCTACAATGGTATTTTTTATTGATATATCTAATTTAAAACCGTCAAAAGGTGTGAACTTTGATTTCGATAAAAATCCTTTTGAATTAATTATTTTTTCTTCTTTTTTTATAACTATTAAATCTGCATCAGCACCAACCTTTATAACACCTTTATTAAGTCCTAATATTTCTGCAGGTTTTTTAGACATGAGATGAATTAACTGTTCCAAAGTTATTATTTGGGTAGAAACCAAAGCCGTATAAGCTAGTGGAAAAGCAATTTCTAGAGATGACATTCCAAAAGAAGCCAACTCAAATTCAACCAATTTTGAATCAATAGTATTAGGTTTGTGATCCGAACTGATTACATCAATGATCCCCTCTTTTATTCCTTGTATAATAGCGTTAACATCTTCCTCAGTTCTTAAAGGAGGGTTTACTTTAGCAAATGCATTATAATTCTGAACCTTATCTTCATTTAACATAAAATAATGAGGGGATGTTTCAGCAGTAATATTAACACCATTTCTTTTTGCATCTTTAATCAATTCTACAGATTTTTTTGTAGAAATATGTGTTATGTGAATATGAGCCTTGTAATAGTCTGCTAATAAAATGTTTCTTGCAACCATTATTTCTTCTGCTGTTCTTAAAGCCCCTTTTAAACCCAGATAAGTTGACATTTTTCCTTCATTAACGCCACTAGAAAAGGAAAGACTTGTGTCTTCACAATGGGTAATTATTGGCATATCAAACATTTTTGCATATTTAATAATTTTACTTATGACATTAGCATCTTGAATGGCTTTATCCCCGTCTGAGATGGCACAAACCCCTGACAATTGCATATCACCAATCTCTGCCAATTCTTTTCCTTCACATTTTTTGGTCATACTACCATAAGGAAATATATTAACACAACTGTCTTCTCTTGCTTTTGATAGAATAAATTCCACTACAGTTTTGTTATCAATTGTTGGAGACGTATCAGGATTCATAGTAATAGAGGTAAAACCACCTCTTGCAGCACTTATACTAGCCGTTTCAAGAGTTTCTTTATATTCATATCCTGGTTCTCCAATGGTACAGTGCATATCTACAAGACCTGGAATGACATAACACTCACTGGCATCAATTACCTTATAAACATCTAATTTTTGAAGTTCTTTGCCAATTGCTGTAATTTTACCGTTTTCTATATAAATATCAATATTATCTTTAAATCTATCACTTTCATAAACTATCCCATTTTTAATGAGTAGCTTCATAAAAATTCACCCCACTTTTAGAGAGCAAATGGAATACTGCCATTCTTACTGCCACTCCATTTATTTCTTGTCTATCAATCAAAGAGCTTTTTCCATCAATAACATCTGAACTTATTTCAATACCACGATTAATTGGACCTGGATGCATAACAATTACATCTGGTTTAGCATACTTTAATCGATTAGAATCTAGCTTAAACAACTTAATATATTCATTTTTTGATGGAATCAAATTATTTTCTTGTCGCTCAGTCTGTACTTTAAGAGTTAATATAACATCTGCATCAATAATGGCTTCAGTTATAGAGTGATATACTTTAATGCCAAAAGACTCTAATTCATAGGGCAATAAAGTTGGCGGCCCTGCAACAGATACTTCTGCCCCTAATTTAGTTAGTGCCCATATATTACTTCTTGCAACTCGATTGTGTTTTACATCACCAATGATAGCAACTTTTAACCCTTCGAAATTCTTTTTAATTTCATATATAGATAACAAATCAATTAATGCTTGGGTTGGATTCTCATTTTCTCCATCACCTGCATTTATTACTGAAGCACTAACATATTTTGCTAGATGATTTGGTCCTCCTGCTAATGGATGTCTTAATACAATGATATCTGCTCCCATTTGATCTATGGTTCTACCAATATCTCTAAGAGATTCACCTCTAGAAAATTGACGCTTTGTTGTAAGGCTTATAAGATCCGCACTTAAGTATTGGGCTGCTAATTCATAAGATATTTTAGACCTGGAACTTTCATCGTAAAAAAGGGTTGCTACAGTTTTACCTTTTAACTCCGGCGACTTCTTTCTATTTGAAGTAAGTAAATATTTCATTTTCTGTGCCGTATTAAGAATGTAATATATTTCTTGTGAAGTAAATGATTTTAATTCTAAGAAATGTCTATGATTGAAAATCAAATTAATCAGCTCCATTAATTATCGAATAGGGTTAACCCTAAAAACAATATATTTTATAAATTCATGTCAATTATTATAACATAATTTTCTAGAAAAACAAAAACTTTTATGCATTAACTACTTATAGTTTATACAAATATCTTCTTACTAAGAATATAATATTTAGCAGTCTTGATAATATTTATAGTTATACTCCTTTACTATTAGAAAAAGAGAAAACCAAAAATAGTTTTCTCTTTTTTTACATTCATTAAAATTATTATTAAATTTCTTTTGGTAAAACTTTATTAAAGATTACACCAGCTAAAGCAGCTATTGCTAATCCAGAAATTTGTAAGTCATTTACAAGTGGAATGTCTGCAATACCAATACCTAAAACCAATATAAGAGCTGATATAATTAAATTTCTACTATGTGCAAAGTCTAATTCAGCATTGATTAAGATTCTAACACCAACACTCGCAATCATACCAAAAAGAATAATACTAACGCCACCCATTACTGGAGTAGGTATTGTTCTAACAATTGCTCCAAACTTGCCTATAAAACTTAAAAATATAGCAAAGATAGCAGCCAAACGAATCACTGAAGGATCATAAACTTTAGTTACTGCTAATACACCTGTGTTTTCACTATAAGTTGTATTGGCAGGACCACCAAGTAAACCAGCTGTAATCGTTGCAATACCATCCCCTAACATAGTTCTATGTATACCAGGATTTTTAAAGAAATCTTTACCTACTACTGCACCATTCGTTGTAATATCACCAATATGTTCAATAAATACCACTAAGGCAATTGGTGCTATGGCAATAATACCTGTCCAATTGAAACTTGGTAATGTTAATATTTGGCTTACAAATGCTTCATCTAATAAAGAAATCCAAGGCGCCTCAACAATTGCTGAAGTATTAACAAATCCCATTCCATAAGCTACTATATACCCGATTATTACAGATATTAAAATTGGTACTAATTTAAAGAAACCTTTTGCGAATATAGAGATTACTATCATTGATAGAACAACTATAGATGATACTAGGAGAAAATCTGGTCTGAATAAAACGCCACCATCTCCAAGTCTTTCATACATTGCATCTGTAATTGCTATTGGACTTAACCTTAAACCAATAACCATTATAATTGGTCCAGTAACAATTGGTGGAAAAAAGGACTTAACAGTTTCTACACCAAATAATTTAATTATACCACCCATAATAACATATATAATACCCGCTATTATTAGGCCACCTTTTACACTAGCCAATCCTTGATTGCTTAGAGTTACTGCTATTGCTGGAATAAACGCAAAACTTGAACCTAAAAATACAGGTACCATTCCTTTTGTTACTGCATGAAATAATAATGTACCAATACCCGCAGCTAGTAAGGCAATCGCTGGGTCTAAACCAGTTAAAATTGGAACCAATACTGTTGCTCCAAACATAGCTAATACATGTTGAAAACCTAAAATTACTTTTTTACCTGTTGTAATATTTTCCATCTTGTTTCCTCCTCAAGTATTTTAGTTTATTATTGAGCTCCCACTATCTATAATCAAAACTTAATATATCTTTTAGATAATAGCACTATGTATGGGACATCTCTATAGTTAAATAAGGCATACATCCTTACTTAATTTCACAACTCAACTTCATTAACAACTACTTCATCTAAGCCATCTTCTTCTGACAAATGAACATGTACAATCTCATTGTTAGATGTAGGAATATTCTTACCCACATAATCTGGTCTAAGTGGAAGTTCCCTATGCCCTCTGTCAATTAATGCTGCAAATTGAATCTTTTTTGGTCTACCAGCATCAATTACTGCATCAATGGCTGCTCTTAATGTTCTACCTGTATATATAACATCATCAATTAAGATTACAGTTTTATTCTCAACCAGTACTTGCAGATCATTATGAACAATCGGCTGATTGGTTTTTTTCTCTAGATCATCTCTATAAAAAGTAATGTCCAATACATCGAAAGGTATACTTTCTGATTCAAAGCTTTCAATTTTCTTAACTATTCTTTTAGCAAGGGGAACCCCTCTAGTCTTAATGCCTAAAATAACAATATCTTCTACACCTTTATTTTTTTCGATTATCTCATGTGCTATTCGAGTCAAAGCTCTGTTAATAGCTTTATCGTCTAATAAAATTTTACTCATACCTACAACCCCTTTTATATAAAGTTTTTACTTTATAAGATATAGAACTTTCCTGGAAAGTAAAAAAGCCCCTTGTAAAATACTTTACAAGAAGCTAGAATTCCTCTATCTGAACAGAATTATACCCAAAAAAATCGAGTAAAACTCATTACCACTTCTTATTAGTATCACAGTACTAATTTAAAGAAACTTATATATTTATAATTATTTCATATAAAATTTACCATATATTAATAAGTTTGTCCAGTGTTATTTTTAAAAATACATAAGATATTTCATCTCAATTTATCCAATAATTCCTCAAAATAACTTGGAAGTGGTGTTTCAAATTCCATATATTCGTTTTTAATTGGATGTATAAACCCAAGGACCCTAGCATGTAACGCTTGTCCATTAATATTAAAAGGATCCTTTGATGGCCCATAAACGGTATCTCCCACTAATGGATGATTAATACTAGACAAGTGAACACGTATTTGATGGGTTCTACCTGTTTCTAACTGACATTCAATATGGTTGTATTTATGATTTAAAGGATCTAATACCTGATAATGGGTGACAGCTCTTTTCCCATTCCTAGAATTAATAGCCATTTTTTTTCGGTCAATTGGATGCCTTCCTATAGGTGCATCAATAATTCCTTTATCTTCTTTCATGTTATGATATACAATGGCATTGTATTTTCTAGTTATTGAATGCTCTTTTAGTTGTTCCGCTATTTTTATATGGGCAATATCACTTTTACATACGACTAAAACACCCGTTGTGTCTTTATCTATTCTATGAACAATACCAGGCCTTAATACACCATTAATACCAGATAAATTGTCTCTACAATGATATAATAATGCATTAACTAAAGTACCACTTGTATGACCAGCAGATGGATGAACAACCATATCTTTGGGTTTGTTAATGATTACAAAGGCATCATCTTCGTAAACTATGTCTAATGGAATATTTTCTGCTTTTATATCTAATGGCTCTGGATCAGGCAAATTCACAGTAATTGTATCCTTTACATTCAGTTTATAATTGGCTTTTATTTCTTTACCATTGGCTAGTACACAATTGTCTTTTATTAATTTTTGTAGATATGAACGTGATAATTCTAAATCTAAAATTTGAGAATATTTATCTATTCGAATACCCTCTTCTTCCTCTGCAACAAAAAAGGTATATGTTTTCATGGCATTGTCTTCCTTTACTAATTCATTACTCTAATGAATATTGATATTATAAGTATTTATTGAAAAACTCATCATTCTTATATACAAATATAATAAGTATAA contains these protein-coding regions:
- a CDS encoding aspartate carbamoyltransferase catalytic subunit, encoding MIFNHRHFLELKSFTSQEIYYILNTAQKMKYLLTSNRKKSPELKGKTVATLFYDESSRSKISYELAAQYLSADLISLTTKRQFSRGESLRDIGRTIDQMGADIIVLRHPLAGGPNHLAKYVSASVINAGDGENENPTQALIDLLSIYEIKKNFEGLKVAIIGDVKHNRVARSNIWALTKLGAEVSVAGPPTLLPYELESFGIKVYHSITEAIIDADVILTLKVQTERQENNLIPSKNEYIKLFKLDSNRLKYAKPDVIVMHPGPINRGIEISSDVIDGKSSLIDRQEINGVAVRMAVFHLLSKSGVNFYEATH
- a CDS encoding uracil-xanthine permease family protein, with protein sequence MENITTGKKVILGFQHVLAMFGATVLVPILTGLDPAIALLAAGIGTLLFHAVTKGMVPVFLGSSFAFIPAIAVTLSNQGLASVKGGLIIAGIIYVIMGGIIKLFGVETVKSFFPPIVTGPIIMVIGLRLSPIAITDAMYERLGDGGVLFRPDFLLVSSIVVLSMIVISIFAKGFFKLVPILISVIIGYIVAYGMGFVNTSAIVEAPWISLLDEAFVSQILTLPSFNWTGIIAIAPIALVVFIEHIGDITTNGAVVGKDFFKNPGIHRTMLGDGIATITAGLLGGPANTTYSENTGVLAVTKVYDPSVIRLAAIFAIFLSFIGKFGAIVRTIPTPVMGGVSIILFGMIASVGVRILINAELDFAHSRNLIISALILVLGIGIADIPLVNDLQISGLAIAALAGVIFNKVLPKEI
- a CDS encoding DUF2721 domain-containing protein; this encodes MKLELTTPALLFTSISLLISAYTSRFLTLAQLIRQLDALYKSNPSKEIKGQILNLSKRVSLIRYCQIMGGISFFLCTLSTFLLFRDLNKAGEAFFGASLIALMISLLLLIIEVHISMKALTLQINDYKK
- a CDS encoding metallophosphoesterase family protein, which codes for MERIAIISDIHGNLPALEAVLDDIKEKEISRIICLGDMIGKGPSSLETLDICRDVSDIVIMGNWEKFVSNNPNPGDINWINELGQDRLEYIKNLPESIGFYLSGKYIRLFHAHPHNVFKRVFSNSKLEERLEMFDIPKISRVDNVNCESDIVGYGDIHGAFIDTLIGGKTLFNVGSVGNPCDHITMASYVIIEGNYASKVLGNIGIQLCRVNYNIEKATMDAKDSNIPFKKEYIKELQTAIYCNERKKN
- a CDS encoding RluA family pseudouridine synthase, with the translated sequence MKTYTFFVAEEEEGIRIDKYSQILDLELSRSYLQKLIKDNCVLANGKEIKANYKLNVKDTITVNLPDPEPLDIKAENIPLDIVYEDDAFVIINKPKDMVVHPSAGHTSGTLVNALLYHCRDNLSGINGVLRPGIVHRIDKDTTGVLVVCKSDIAHIKIAEQLKEHSITRKYNAIVYHNMKEDKGIIDAPIGRHPIDRKKMAINSRNGKRAVTHYQVLDPLNHKYNHIECQLETGRTHQIRVHLSSINHPLVGDTVYGPSKDPFNINGQALHARVLGFIHPIKNEYMEFETPLPSYFEELLDKLR
- a CDS encoding RNA polymerase sigma factor, whose protein sequence is MNEAILLDDLMDRVSKGDSDALGALYDMTHKDVFGYAYAIVRDKTIAEDIMHDVYIRVFNKAHLYKTQNKAKAWILRVTRNTAFNILKKQKYDNHLQFKGKEECYSNTFDNALIDKLILLELLNKLSLGERQVIILYLLSGITQKEISRITGVPLPTVKWRYKSALSKLNKLVEGEF
- the pyrR gene encoding bifunctional pyr operon transcriptional regulator/uracil phosphoribosyltransferase PyrR — encoded protein: MSKILLDDKAINRALTRIAHEIIEKNKGVEDIVILGIKTRGVPLAKRIVKKIESFESESIPFDVLDITFYRDDLEKKTNQPIVHNDLQVLVENKTVILIDDVIYTGRTLRAAIDAVIDAGRPKKIQFAALIDRGHRELPLRPDYVGKNIPTSNNEIVHVHLSEEDGLDEVVVNEVEL
- a CDS encoding cytochrome b5 domain-containing protein, whose product is MNNNNNNYNSNNDNNNRNNSNNTNDIDNNDMVAEEGLILTREELANYDGREGRRAYVAVDGIIYDVTDSIRWVGGVHNRLEAGQDLTYEFNRCHPGFFVLRRVPIVGRLIMDDGEVE
- a CDS encoding dihydroorotase, producing MKLLIKNGIVYESDRFKDNIDIYIENGKITAIGKELQKLDVYKVIDASECYVIPGLVDMHCTIGEPGYEYKETLETASISAARGGFTSITMNPDTSPTIDNKTVVEFILSKAREDSCVNIFPYGSMTKKCEGKELAEIGDMQLSGVCAISDGDKAIQDANVISKIIKYAKMFDMPIITHCEDTSLSFSSGVNEGKMSTYLGLKGALRTAEEIMVARNILLADYYKAHIHITHISTKKSVELIKDAKRNGVNITAETSPHYFMLNEDKVQNYNAFAKVNPPLRTEEDVNAIIQGIKEGIIDVISSDHKPNTIDSKLVEFELASFGMSSLEIAFPLAYTALVSTQIITLEQLIHLMSKKPAEILGLNKGVIKVGADADLIVIKKEEKIINSKGFLSKSKFTPFDGFKLDISIKNTIVDGKDIDLKISE